A portion of the Krasilnikovia cinnamomea genome contains these proteins:
- the hisI gene encoding phosphoribosyl-AMP cyclohydrolase: MSVPELAPRSALDPAIAARLKRTPDGLVAAIVREHGSGDVLMLAWMDDEALHRTLTTGRATYYSRSRREYWVKGATSGHHQYVRSVALDCDGDALLLTVDQVGAACHTGTHTCFTDDLPVTLPRTDTA; the protein is encoded by the coding sequence GTGTCCGTACCTGAACTCGCGCCCCGGTCCGCGCTGGACCCGGCCATCGCCGCCCGCCTGAAGCGCACCCCCGACGGGCTGGTGGCCGCGATCGTGCGCGAGCACGGCAGCGGCGACGTGCTGATGCTGGCCTGGATGGACGACGAGGCGTTGCACCGCACCCTGACCACCGGCCGGGCCACCTACTACTCCCGCAGCCGCCGGGAGTACTGGGTGAAGGGCGCCACCTCCGGCCACCACCAGTACGTGCGATCGGTCGCCCTGGACTGCGACGGCGACGCGCTGCTGCTCACCGTGGATCAGGTCGGCGCGGCCTGCCACACGGGCACGCACACCTGTTTCACGGACGATCTGCCCGTGACACTGCCGCGGACGGACACGGCGTGA
- a CDS encoding anthranilate synthase component I — MTSGAVVPDEEEFVARAAHRRVVPVVRRLLADGETPVGVYTKLAGGPGTFLLESAEQGAAWSRYSFVGVRSAATLVERDGQAAWLGEPPAGVPVDGDPVVALRETVAALASPPDAQADAGLPPLTGGMVGYLSYDLVRRFERLPCDAVDDLPLPELGMMLATDLVVLDHHDGSAILVANAVLSGDADERERRAAYHHAVGRLDAMTTALSRPTPPMISAVDRVTPGPAVSRTPAGEYPKAVERAKEAIRAGECFQIVVGQRFERRTDANPLDVYRVLRATNPSPYMYLLRFDDFDIVGSSPEAHLKVSAERDGTRRALLHPIAGTRWRGATPEQDNALAAELLADPKERAEHVMLVDLGRNDLGRVCTPGTVEVPDFARIERYSHVMHIVSTVVGQLRADSSAFDALAATFPAGTLSGAPKVRAMEIIDGLEPTRRGLYGGTVGYFGFAGDMDMAIAIRTALLRDGVAYVGAGAGIVADSDPAAEEQETRNKAAAVLSAIASAETLRAAR; from the coding sequence GTGACCAGCGGCGCGGTTGTTCCCGACGAGGAGGAATTCGTCGCGCGGGCCGCGCACCGCCGGGTTGTCCCGGTGGTGCGGCGGCTGCTGGCCGACGGTGAGACCCCGGTCGGGGTGTACACGAAGCTGGCCGGTGGCCCGGGCACCTTCCTGCTGGAGTCGGCGGAGCAGGGCGCAGCCTGGTCGCGGTACTCGTTCGTCGGGGTGCGCAGCGCCGCGACGCTGGTCGAACGCGACGGTCAGGCGGCGTGGCTCGGTGAGCCGCCCGCGGGCGTACCGGTTGACGGCGACCCGGTGGTCGCGTTGCGCGAGACGGTCGCCGCGCTGGCCTCGCCGCCGGACGCACAGGCCGACGCGGGCCTGCCGCCGCTGACCGGCGGCATGGTCGGCTACCTCAGCTATGACCTGGTCCGCCGCTTCGAGCGACTGCCCTGCGACGCGGTCGACGACCTGCCCCTGCCCGAGCTGGGCATGATGCTGGCCACCGACCTGGTGGTGCTCGACCATCACGACGGCTCGGCCATCCTGGTCGCCAACGCGGTGCTCTCCGGCGACGCGGACGAGCGGGAACGGCGCGCCGCCTACCACCACGCGGTGGGACGGCTGGACGCGATGACGACCGCGCTGTCGCGCCCCACCCCGCCGATGATCTCCGCGGTCGACCGGGTCACGCCCGGCCCGGCGGTGAGCCGGACCCCGGCGGGGGAGTACCCGAAGGCGGTCGAGCGGGCCAAGGAGGCGATCCGGGCCGGCGAGTGCTTCCAGATCGTGGTGGGGCAGCGCTTCGAACGGCGTACGGACGCCAACCCGCTGGACGTCTACCGGGTGCTGCGGGCGACCAACCCCAGCCCGTACATGTATCTGCTGCGCTTCGACGACTTCGACATCGTCGGGTCCTCACCCGAGGCGCACCTGAAGGTGAGCGCCGAACGCGACGGCACCCGCCGGGCGCTGCTGCACCCGATCGCGGGCACCCGCTGGCGCGGCGCGACCCCGGAGCAGGACAACGCGCTCGCGGCGGAGCTGCTGGCCGACCCGAAGGAACGCGCCGAGCACGTCATGCTGGTCGACCTGGGCCGCAACGACCTGGGCCGGGTCTGCACGCCGGGCACGGTGGAGGTGCCGGACTTCGCCCGCATCGAGCGGTACAGCCACGTCATGCACATCGTCTCCACGGTGGTCGGGCAGTTGCGCGCCGACTCCAGCGCGTTCGACGCCCTGGCCGCGACGTTCCCGGCGGGCACCCTGTCCGGCGCCCCGAAGGTCCGCGCCATGGAGATCATCGACGGGCTGGAGCCGACCCGCCGCGGCCTGTACGGCGGCACGGTCGGCTACTTCGGCTTCGCCGGTGACATGGACATGGCGATCGCCATCCGCACCGCGCTGCTGCGCGACGGTGTCGCGTACGTGGGGGCGGGCGCGGGGATCGTGGCGGACTCCGATCCGGCCGCCGAGGAACAGGAGACGCGTAACAAGGCGGCCGCCGTGCTGTCCGCGATCGCGTCCGCCGAGACCCTGCGCGCCGCCCGCTGA
- a CDS encoding ABC transporter ATP-binding protein: MTARASRDVLGRGLRVLGHAIRTEPRLFTVGAVGGSLFGLLAIANSYVIGAVIGHLVVPAYARHRVDPAALLAVAAVFLGLSVLRVATIFARRLGAGFMQFRLQARYRRAVTSRYLSLPPAWHQRHATGSLLSNANSDVEAAFVPIAPLPFAVGTIVMVVVAVIALFLTDWVLAMVGVTLFPALFGLNLVYSRRMSPRQTRAQQLRAKVSAVAHESFDGALVVKTMGREADESQRFGVFVAELRDALIAVGRLRGLFDPLMENLPSVGTLTVLLLGAWRLETGAISVAELVSVAFLFTVLAFPVRAIGWVVSELPRSVAGWDRVQAVLAADGDLTYGTAAPPGSGPAALTFDQVRFGYADGTDVLHDVSFAVAPGSTVALVGATGSGKSTIAALAVRLVDPAAGSVRVDGVELPELSAEALAATTALVPQIPFVFDDTVRGNVTLDRVGLDDDAVRAALGLAQADGFVGRLPEGLDTAVGERGTSLSGGQRQRLTLARALAGRPRLLVLDDATSAVDPRVEAAILAALRRRDAGASILVVAYRRATIALADQVVYLEQGRVAATGTHTELMGSAPGYRDLVTAYEQAEAERAAVDDEVAA; encoded by the coding sequence TTGACCGCGAGGGCCAGCCGGGACGTGCTGGGTCGGGGACTGCGCGTGCTGGGCCACGCGATCCGTACGGAACCCCGGCTCTTCACCGTGGGCGCCGTCGGCGGCAGCCTGTTCGGGCTGCTGGCCATCGCCAACTCGTACGTCATCGGCGCGGTCATCGGCCACCTCGTGGTGCCCGCGTACGCGCGGCACCGGGTGGACCCGGCGGCGCTTCTCGCCGTCGCGGCGGTCTTCCTCGGGCTCAGCGTGCTGCGCGTGGCCACCATCTTCGCCCGCCGCCTGGGTGCCGGGTTCATGCAGTTCCGGCTGCAGGCCCGGTACCGCCGCGCGGTCACCAGCCGGTACCTGTCGCTGCCGCCGGCGTGGCACCAGCGGCACGCCACCGGCAGCCTGCTGTCGAACGCCAACTCCGACGTCGAGGCGGCGTTCGTGCCGATCGCCCCGCTGCCGTTCGCGGTCGGCACGATCGTCATGGTCGTCGTCGCGGTGATCGCGCTGTTCCTCACGGACTGGGTGCTCGCCATGGTCGGGGTGACGCTGTTCCCGGCCCTGTTCGGCCTCAACCTGGTGTATTCGCGGCGGATGTCGCCCCGCCAGACCCGCGCCCAGCAGTTGCGCGCCAAGGTCAGCGCGGTGGCCCACGAGAGCTTCGACGGCGCGCTGGTGGTCAAGACGATGGGCCGCGAGGCCGACGAGTCGCAGCGCTTCGGGGTGTTCGTCGCGGAGCTGCGCGACGCGCTCATCGCGGTGGGGCGGCTGCGCGGGCTGTTCGACCCGCTGATGGAGAACCTGCCCAGCGTCGGCACGCTTACGGTGCTGCTGCTGGGCGCGTGGCGGCTGGAGACCGGCGCCATCAGCGTCGCCGAGCTGGTCAGCGTCGCCTTCCTCTTCACCGTGCTGGCGTTCCCGGTGCGGGCGATCGGCTGGGTGGTGTCGGAGCTGCCGCGCAGCGTCGCCGGGTGGGACCGGGTCCAGGCCGTCCTGGCCGCGGACGGCGACCTCACGTACGGGACCGCGGCGCCGCCCGGGTCGGGTCCGGCCGCGCTGACCTTCGACCAGGTCCGGTTCGGGTACGCGGACGGCACGGACGTGCTGCACGACGTCAGCTTCGCCGTGGCCCCCGGCAGCACGGTGGCGCTGGTCGGCGCCACCGGTTCCGGCAAGTCGACGATCGCCGCGCTGGCCGTGCGCCTGGTGGACCCGGCCGCCGGCTCGGTCCGGGTGGACGGGGTCGAGCTGCCCGAGCTGAGCGCCGAGGCGCTGGCGGCGACCACGGCGCTGGTGCCGCAGATCCCGTTCGTCTTCGACGACACCGTCCGCGGGAACGTGACCCTGGACCGGGTGGGCCTGGACGACGACGCCGTACGGGCGGCGCTGGGCCTGGCCCAGGCCGACGGTTTCGTGGGCCGCCTGCCCGAGGGCCTGGACACCGCCGTGGGCGAACGGGGCACGTCGCTGTCGGGTGGCCAGCGGCAGCGGCTCACCCTGGCCCGGGCGCTGGCCGGGCGGCCCCGGCTGCTCGTGCTCGACGACGCGACCAGCGCGGTCGACCCGCGGGTGGAGGCCGCGATCCTGGCCGCGCTGCGACGCCGCGACGCCGGCGCCTCGATCCTGGTGGTCGCCTACCGGCGGGCCACCATCGCGCTGGCCGACCAGGTCGTCTACCTGGAGCAGGGCCGGGTGGCGGCGACCGGCACCCACACCGAGCTGATGGGGTCCGCGCCCGGCTACCGCGACCTGGTCACCGCGTACGAGCAGGCCGAGGCGGAACGGGCGGCCGTCGACGACGAGGTGGCCGCATGA
- a CDS encoding ABC transporter permease, protein MNPRITLATAARALRQLRHDRRTVGLLVVVPALLLTLLYFMYENAGPTFDRIALIMLGVFPFVTMFLVTSIAMLRERTTGTLERLLTTPLGKVDLLFGYGIAFSLAAAVQAGVAVGTAYGLLGLDTVGSAWLVVLIAILNAVLGVALGLLCSAFARTEFQAVQFLPVVVVPQLLLCGLFVPRGQMAGWLQVVSDAMPLSYAVEALGQVGVHAAATATMWHDLLVVTGAAVAALVLAAATLRRRTP, encoded by the coding sequence ATGAACCCGCGGATCACCCTGGCCACGGCGGCGCGGGCGCTGCGCCAGCTGCGGCACGACCGGCGTACGGTGGGCCTGCTCGTCGTGGTCCCGGCCCTGCTGCTGACCCTGCTCTATTTCATGTACGAGAACGCCGGTCCCACCTTCGACCGGATCGCCCTGATCATGCTGGGCGTCTTCCCGTTCGTCACGATGTTCCTGGTCACCAGCATCGCGATGCTGCGCGAACGCACCACCGGCACCCTGGAACGACTGCTGACCACCCCACTGGGCAAAGTGGACCTGCTGTTCGGGTATGGCATCGCGTTCAGCCTGGCGGCGGCGGTGCAGGCGGGTGTCGCCGTGGGCACGGCGTACGGGCTGCTGGGGCTCGACACCGTGGGCAGCGCGTGGCTGGTGGTGCTCATCGCCATCCTCAACGCGGTACTGGGGGTGGCGCTGGGCCTGCTGTGCAGCGCGTTCGCCCGTACGGAATTCCAGGCCGTGCAGTTCCTGCCGGTGGTCGTGGTTCCGCAACTGCTGCTGTGCGGCCTGTTCGTGCCGCGCGGGCAGATGGCGGGCTGGCTGCAGGTGGTCAGCGACGCGATGCCCCTGTCGTACGCGGTGGAGGCGCTGGGTCAGGTCGGTGTGCACGCCGCCGCCACGGCGACGATGTGGCACGACCTGCTCGTGGTGACCGGCGCGGCCGTGGCGGCGCTGGTCCTGGCCGCCGCGACCCTGCGGCGGCGCACGCCGTGA
- the rpsD gene encoding 30S ribosomal protein S4, producing MNNSRPKVRLSRALGIPLTRKCVKYFERRPFPPGVHGRARRKTSDYQVRLLEKQRLRHQYNVSESQLRRAYDDAHRGTGKTGETMVVLLERRLDATVQRAGLARTIYQARQLVAHGHFTVDGRKVDRPSYRLKPGQVIAVRESSRTKPPFLLAAASAHVDGPTPPYLETALAELRTTVLREPLRSEIPVVCDEQLVVEFYAR from the coding sequence GTGAACAATTCCCGCCCCAAGGTCCGGCTCTCCCGCGCCCTCGGCATTCCGCTGACCCGCAAGTGCGTCAAGTACTTCGAGCGGCGCCCGTTCCCGCCCGGCGTGCACGGGCGGGCCCGGCGCAAGACCTCCGACTACCAGGTGCGGCTGCTGGAGAAGCAGCGGCTGCGCCACCAGTACAACGTCAGCGAGTCGCAGCTGCGCCGGGCGTACGACGACGCGCACAGGGGCACCGGCAAGACCGGCGAGACCATGGTCGTCCTGCTCGAGCGGCGCCTCGACGCCACGGTGCAGCGCGCCGGGCTCGCCCGGACCATCTACCAGGCCCGCCAGCTCGTCGCCCACGGCCACTTCACCGTGGACGGCCGCAAGGTGGACCGGCCGTCGTACCGGCTGAAGCCCGGCCAGGTCATCGCCGTACGGGAGAGCAGCCGCACCAAGCCGCCGTTCCTGCTCGCCGCGGCGAGCGCCCACGTGGACGGGCCGACCCCGCCGTACCTGGAGACCGCGCTGGCGGAACTGCGCACCACGGTGCTGCGCGAGCCGCTGCGCAGCGAGATCCCGGTGGTCTGCGACGAGCAGCTCGTGGTGGAGTTCTACGCCCGCTGA
- a CDS encoding ABC transporter ATP-binding protein: MTVARDDRAEGAFATVRRGVALSPELRPGLAGTVALAVVAMLGRVAVPIAVQQGIDRGIRAPGGPDLGVVLTVVVVTLAALVVSTTCGYLMTRRLFTVSETALAALRARTFRHIHDLSMLHQQAERRGSLVARVTGDVDQITQFLQSGGIMLLLSSGQLVVTTVVMLIYSWQLTLVVYAAFVPAVVIIRLFQRRLASAYRIVRERTGAMLGVVAESVVGATVIRAYGVAGRTERRLDSAIGDLRTAQQRAMGTSVLSFSTGELAAGVALGAVVVVGVLLGVDGGLSVGQLTAFLFLVTLFIQPVQIATETLNEAQNAVAGWRRVLDVLDLDPDVADPDEVGVALPEGPLSVRFAGVSFRYPGGPIVLADVDLEIAARTRVAVVGETGSGKTTFAKLLTRLMDPGAGEVLLSGTPLTFVRFASLRSRVVLVPQDGFLFDATVAENIRFARPELTDAELESAFVELGLDDWLAGLPDGLQTAVGERGEALSVGERQLVALVRAYVADPDLLVLDEATSAVDPATEVRLQKALDAVTRGRTTVAIAHRLSTAESADEVIVVDAGRVVQRGPHARLLEDQDSIYAKLYASWLEQTR, translated from the coding sequence ATGACGGTGGCGAGGGACGACCGGGCCGAGGGGGCGTTCGCCACGGTGCGGCGGGGCGTCGCCCTGTCGCCGGAGCTGCGGCCGGGGCTGGCCGGCACGGTCGCGCTGGCGGTGGTGGCGATGCTGGGGCGGGTGGCCGTACCCATCGCGGTCCAGCAGGGGATCGACCGGGGCATCCGCGCCCCGGGCGGCCCGGACCTGGGGGTGGTCCTGACCGTCGTGGTGGTCACGCTGGCGGCCCTCGTGGTGTCGACGACCTGCGGCTACCTGATGACGCGCCGGCTGTTCACGGTCAGCGAGACGGCCCTCGCCGCGCTGCGCGCGCGCACGTTCCGGCACATTCACGATCTGTCGATGCTGCACCAGCAGGCGGAGCGGCGGGGCTCGCTGGTCGCCCGGGTCACCGGCGACGTCGACCAGATCACCCAGTTCCTGCAGAGCGGCGGCATCATGCTGCTGCTCTCCTCGGGGCAGCTGGTGGTCACCACGGTGGTGATGCTGATCTACTCGTGGCAGCTGACCCTCGTGGTGTACGCCGCGTTCGTCCCGGCCGTGGTCATCATCCGGCTGTTCCAGCGGCGGCTGGCCTCCGCGTACCGGATCGTGCGCGAGCGCACCGGCGCGATGCTCGGGGTGGTCGCGGAGAGCGTGGTCGGCGCGACCGTCATCCGGGCGTACGGGGTGGCCGGGCGCACCGAGCGCCGCCTGGACTCCGCCATCGGCGACCTGCGCACCGCGCAGCAGCGCGCCATGGGCACCAGCGTGCTCAGCTTCTCCACCGGTGAGCTGGCGGCCGGGGTGGCGCTGGGCGCCGTGGTGGTGGTCGGGGTGCTGCTCGGCGTCGACGGTGGCCTGAGCGTGGGGCAGCTGACCGCGTTCCTGTTCCTGGTGACGCTGTTCATCCAGCCGGTGCAGATCGCCACCGAGACGCTGAACGAGGCGCAGAACGCGGTGGCGGGCTGGCGCCGGGTGCTGGACGTGCTCGACCTCGACCCGGACGTGGCCGACCCGGACGAGGTCGGGGTGGCGCTGCCGGAGGGCCCGCTGTCGGTGCGCTTCGCGGGCGTGTCGTTCCGCTATCCCGGCGGCCCGATCGTGCTGGCCGATGTGGACCTGGAGATCGCGGCGCGGACCAGGGTGGCCGTGGTGGGGGAGACGGGCAGCGGCAAGACGACGTTCGCGAAGCTGCTGACCCGGCTGATGGACCCGGGCGCGGGCGAGGTGCTGCTGTCCGGCACGCCGCTGACCTTCGTGCGGTTCGCGTCGCTGCGCTCGCGGGTGGTGCTGGTGCCGCAGGACGGGTTCCTGTTCGACGCCACGGTGGCGGAGAACATCCGCTTCGCCCGGCCGGAGCTGACCGACGCCGAACTGGAGTCGGCGTTCGTGGAGCTGGGCCTCGACGACTGGCTGGCCGGGCTGCCGGACGGGCTGCAGACCGCGGTCGGGGAGCGCGGGGAGGCGCTGAGCGTGGGGGAGCGCCAGCTGGTCGCGCTGGTCCGGGCGTACGTGGCCGACCCCGACCTGCTCGTGCTCGACGAGGCCACCAGCGCCGTCGACCCGGCCACCGAGGTACGGCTGCAGAAGGCCCTCGACGCGGTGACCCGGGGCCGGACGACCGTGGCGATCGCGCACCGGCTGTCCACGGCGGAGTCCGCCGACGAGGTGATCGTGGTGGACGCGGGCCGCGTCGTGCAGCGCGGCCCGCACGCCCGTCTGCTGGAGGACCAGGACTCGATCTACGCCAAGCTGTACGCGAGCTGGCTGGAGCAGACCCGCTGA
- a CDS encoding DUF2470 domain-containing protein: MHPSPAELARTIVAGHLPGTAHVSGHPGALPVRHVTDARGNVLLLSPRDGGLAAALRPSDGNDDTAMVLDVKDVPPIAGAPSLGRVWVVGWARALAGAEARAAALDYADIDATGDLLDVGDTQVLHRMDVAEIRYERHGTLHELDPDQYADATPDPLRAIEFDLLADLADHHVAQVAAYANRCLGPAARPGDQPRVVRLDRYGLVVRAGERLARLPFPAPVADRHELAHLLHPVLCRHCTA; the protein is encoded by the coding sequence ATGCACCCCAGCCCCGCCGAGCTCGCGCGGACGATCGTCGCGGGCCACCTGCCCGGGACCGCGCACGTCTCCGGCCACCCCGGCGCGCTGCCGGTACGCCACGTGACCGACGCGCGCGGCAACGTCCTGCTGCTCAGCCCCCGCGACGGCGGGCTGGCCGCCGCCCTGCGCCCGAGCGACGGCAACGACGACACCGCGATGGTGCTCGACGTCAAGGACGTGCCGCCCATCGCGGGCGCCCCCTCCCTCGGCCGGGTGTGGGTGGTCGGCTGGGCCCGTGCCCTCGCGGGCGCCGAGGCGCGGGCGGCCGCGCTCGACTACGCCGACATCGACGCCACCGGCGACCTGCTCGACGTCGGCGACACCCAGGTGCTGCACCGGATGGACGTCGCCGAGATCCGCTACGAGCGGCACGGCACCCTGCATGAGCTGGACCCCGACCAGTACGCCGACGCCACCCCGGACCCGCTGCGCGCCATCGAGTTCGACCTGCTGGCCGACCTGGCCGACCACCACGTCGCACAGGTGGCCGCGTACGCGAACCGCTGCCTCGGCCCGGCCGCCCGCCCCGGCGACCAGCCGCGCGTGGTCCGCCTCGACCGCTACGGCCTGGTCGTGCGCGCGGGCGAGCGACTGGCCCGGCTGCCGTTCCCCGCCCCGGTCGCCGACCGGCACGAGCTGGCCCACCTGCTGCACCCGGTGCTCTGCCGCCACTGCACGGCCTGA
- the trpC gene encoding indole-3-glycerol phosphate synthase TrpC has product MLAGVREDVAQRQEQVPLEQIRDLAAAAPPAIDAYAALRKPGVAVIAEVKRSSPSKGALADIPDPAELAGEYAAGGARCISVLTEGRWFGGSLEDLAAVRAAVQVPVLRKDFVVSSYQVHEARAHGADLVLLIVAALEQNVLVGLLERIESLGMTALVEVHNEEEADRALAAGAQVIGVNARDLRTLEVDRSVFERIAPGLPNNVVKIAESGVRGPHDLIRYASAGADAVLVGEGLVTKKSPRDAVAELVNAGNHPATPRPVR; this is encoded by the coding sequence ATCCTGGCCGGAGTCCGCGAGGACGTGGCTCAGCGGCAGGAGCAGGTGCCGCTGGAGCAGATCCGCGACCTGGCCGCCGCGGCCCCTCCCGCGATCGACGCGTACGCGGCGCTGCGCAAGCCCGGCGTGGCGGTGATCGCCGAGGTCAAGCGGTCGTCGCCGTCCAAGGGCGCGCTCGCCGACATCCCGGATCCGGCCGAGCTGGCCGGGGAGTACGCGGCGGGCGGCGCCCGCTGCATCAGCGTGCTCACCGAGGGCCGGTGGTTCGGCGGCTCGCTCGAAGACCTCGCCGCGGTACGCGCCGCGGTGCAGGTCCCGGTCTTGCGCAAGGACTTCGTCGTCTCCAGCTACCAGGTGCACGAGGCCCGCGCCCACGGCGCCGACCTGGTGCTGCTGATCGTGGCGGCGCTGGAGCAGAACGTCCTGGTCGGGCTGCTCGAACGCATCGAGTCGCTCGGCATGACCGCCCTCGTGGAGGTGCACAACGAGGAGGAGGCCGACCGGGCGCTCGCCGCCGGGGCCCAGGTCATCGGCGTCAACGCCCGCGACCTTCGGACCCTGGAGGTGGACCGGTCCGTCTTCGAGCGGATCGCGCCCGGCCTGCCCAACAACGTCGTCAAGATCGCCGAGTCGGGGGTGCGCGGCCCGCACGACCTGATCCGGTACGCCTCCGCGGGCGCCGACGCGGTCCTGGTCGGCGAGGGCCTGGTCACCAAGAAGAGCCCGCGCGACGCGGTCGCCGAGCTGGTCAACGCGGGCAACCACCCGGCCACCCCGAGGCCGGTCCGATGA
- a CDS encoding Trp biosynthesis-associated membrane protein: MAPPRLLGPAALACAAGAGLALYAATRTWSVQVTPRPGLTDLRAAHTGAQQAPWLVALAVVALAGAGALLATRGLTRRLLGVLLAVIGLGLAAAAVAGRATLDVGSAGAAATLGPAACVLGGALVALAGWWAARHGHRWPAMGARYERGAAPRAPGDTPRSGDAQPDSQAQLEGQGRAGQVRGRDSEAGGQDGQAGAAGPQDRATGRQRTDVPPVDTRAAWDALDRGDDPTT; this comes from the coding sequence ATGGCCCCGCCACGTCTGCTCGGCCCGGCCGCGCTCGCCTGCGCGGCGGGCGCCGGCCTGGCCCTGTACGCCGCCACCCGCACCTGGTCGGTACAGGTGACCCCACGGCCCGGCCTGACCGACCTGCGCGCGGCGCACACCGGGGCGCAACAGGCGCCGTGGCTGGTGGCGCTGGCCGTGGTCGCCCTCGCCGGTGCGGGCGCCCTGCTGGCCACGCGTGGCCTGACCCGGCGCCTGCTGGGTGTTCTGCTGGCGGTGATCGGGTTGGGGCTGGCCGCGGCGGCGGTCGCCGGGCGGGCGACGCTGGACGTGGGCTCGGCCGGGGCCGCCGCGACGCTCGGCCCGGCGGCGTGTGTGCTCGGCGGTGCCCTGGTCGCGCTGGCGGGCTGGTGGGCTGCCCGGCACGGGCACCGGTGGCCGGCGATGGGTGCCCGCTACGAACGGGGCGCCGCACCGCGGGCACCGGGCGACACACCGCGCTCCGGCGACGCCCAGCCAGACAGCCAGGCGCAGCTAGAGGGTCAGGGGCGAGCGGGTCAGGTCAGGGGTCGCGACAGCGAGGCCGGGGGTCAGGACGGCCAGGCCGGGGCAGCGGGCCCGCAGGACCGGGCGACCGGCCGTCAGCGGACGGACGTGCCGCCCGTGGACACCAGGGCCGCGTGGGACGCGCTCGACCGGGGCGACGACCCGACCACTTGA
- a CDS encoding TetR family transcriptional regulator, producing MLDAARTAFAERGFDQASIRSIAADAGVDPALVHHYFGTKEKLFLAAMNSPINPAELVPQALAGPREQAGERLVRLVLSVWDSPAGGAAVALLRSAMSNDWTARLMREFVVTQILRRAVAELSLDPAQAPLRAALVATQIAGLAAVRYVLKVEPVASAPAEELVAAIGPTVQRYLTGEL from the coding sequence ATTCTGGACGCGGCCCGCACCGCGTTCGCCGAGCGGGGCTTCGACCAGGCCTCGATCCGCTCGATCGCCGCCGACGCGGGAGTCGACCCCGCCCTGGTGCACCACTACTTCGGCACGAAGGAGAAGCTGTTCCTGGCGGCGATGAACTCGCCGATCAACCCGGCCGAGCTGGTGCCGCAGGCCCTGGCGGGACCGCGCGAGCAGGCCGGCGAGCGGCTGGTCCGGCTGGTGCTGTCGGTGTGGGACTCCCCGGCCGGCGGCGCCGCGGTGGCCCTGCTGCGCTCGGCGATGAGCAACGACTGGACCGCCCGGCTGATGCGCGAGTTCGTGGTGACCCAGATCCTGCGCCGGGCCGTCGCCGAGCTGAGCCTGGACCCCGCGCAGGCGCCGCTGCGGGCGGCCCTGGTGGCGACGCAGATCGCCGGGCTGGCCGCGGTCCGCTACGTGCTGAAGGTGGAACCGGTGGCGAGCGCCCCCGCCGAGGAGCTGGTCGCGGCGATCGGCCCCACGGTGCAGCGGTACCTGACCGGCGAGCTGTGA
- a CDS encoding ABC transporter ATP-binding protein, with the protein MESAIEVRDLVVERGGRRVLHGITCTVPTGTVAGLLGPSGSGKTTLIRAIVGVQIVKSGTVTVLGQPAGSPPLRRKVGYVTQAPSVYADLSVRENARYFAALYGLPAAVADRAVADVGLAGAAGQLVADLSGGQRSRASLACAMLSNPDVLVLDEPTVGQDPVLRVELWAQFHELAARGTTLLVSSHVMDEAGRCDRLLLIREGRLIADDTPAAVRTAAGTDDLEEAFLRLIRERESAEVTA; encoded by the coding sequence ATGGAGAGCGCCATCGAGGTCCGCGACCTCGTGGTCGAGCGCGGCGGACGCCGCGTACTGCACGGCATCACCTGCACGGTGCCCACCGGCACCGTGGCCGGCCTGCTCGGGCCCAGTGGCAGCGGCAAGACCACGCTGATCCGGGCGATCGTGGGCGTACAGATCGTCAAGTCCGGCACGGTGACGGTGCTCGGCCAGCCGGCCGGGTCGCCCCCGCTGCGCCGCAAGGTCGGCTACGTCACCCAGGCCCCCAGCGTCTACGCCGACCTCTCCGTCCGGGAGAACGCGCGCTACTTCGCCGCCCTCTACGGCCTGCCCGCCGCCGTCGCCGACCGCGCCGTCGCCGACGTCGGCCTGGCCGGTGCCGCCGGGCAGCTCGTGGCGGACCTCTCCGGCGGCCAGCGCAGCCGCGCGTCACTGGCCTGCGCCATGCTCAGCAACCCCGACGTGCTGGTGCTCGACGAGCCGACCGTCGGGCAGGACCCGGTGCTGCGGGTCGAGCTGTGGGCCCAGTTCCACGAGCTGGCCGCGCGGGGCACCACGCTGCTGGTCTCCAGCCACGTGATGGACGAGGCCGGGCGCTGCGACCGGCTGCTGCTCATCCGCGAGGGCCGGCTGATCGCCGACGACACCCCGGCCGCGGTGCGCACGGCGGCGGGCACGGACGACCTGGAGGAGGCGTTCCTGCGCCTCATCCGCGAACGCGAGAGCGCGGAGGTGACGGCATGA